One Luteolibacter flavescens DNA segment encodes these proteins:
- a CDS encoding DUF1080 domain-containing protein, whose product MRAAALLCLLALPLSAGETPEVVVPPCCAGNSRAAAIPSDLFTDPAKWTFADPQAWKWRGEGTDRVLQLVAQSSVKPKYRSPLNLAWYEGREWKDFTLTVEVRLTKFDEGNNDLCIAFGRAGESRFYYAHLGEKADEPHHQIHLVDDADRKPVTSFRTAGTPWKEGAWHTVKIVRNTATGDIGVWFDDMEKPVLTARDKTLDWGKIGLGSFDDLGEFRNVKVKGTSR is encoded by the coding sequence ATGAGAGCTGCCGCCCTGCTTTGCCTGCTCGCGCTGCCCCTGTCCGCCGGGGAGACGCCGGAGGTGGTCGTGCCGCCCTGCTGCGCGGGGAACAGCCGCGCCGCTGCCATCCCGAGCGACCTCTTCACCGATCCCGCGAAGTGGACCTTCGCCGACCCGCAGGCGTGGAAATGGCGCGGCGAGGGGACTGACCGCGTGCTCCAACTCGTCGCCCAGTCGTCCGTAAAGCCGAAGTATCGCAGCCCGCTCAATCTCGCCTGGTACGAGGGCAGGGAGTGGAAGGACTTCACCCTGACCGTAGAGGTGCGGCTGACGAAATTCGACGAGGGGAACAACGACCTCTGCATCGCCTTCGGCCGCGCCGGGGAGAGCCGCTTCTACTACGCCCACCTCGGCGAAAAGGCGGATGAGCCGCACCACCAGATCCACCTCGTGGACGATGCCGACCGCAAGCCCGTCACCAGCTTCCGCACCGCCGGCACGCCGTGGAAGGAGGGCGCTTGGCACACGGTGAAGATCGTTCGCAATACCGCCACCGGCGACATCGGCGTGTGGTTCGACGACATGGAAAAGCCGGTCCTGACCGCCCGGGACAAGACGCTCGACTGGGGCAAGATCGGCCTCGGCTCCTTCGACGACCTAGGTGAATTCCGGAACGTGAAAGTGAAGGGGACGTCGAGGTGA
- a CDS encoding C39 family peptidase: MKSMLVCLPLALSLNLHAAIGEWRVLKDGEGGSIRARFEGIKSERYLLRRESDGKLFEVAPGMLQGEDRTSFDKQAWALSDELRKLDKMAGHKLFSGTPFEVRNANEIASALGLGQESKTSHSASWRNYTGDSYRLFGARPYSVALYADQDGNASVLSAVYSNKGDFKSGVGQGESHFEGKSTADAESLAKAMDADEKAVLSAITGALGQPTSQRFGDSRATRRKVSRWDWNGHSLILSSQEGEYVSLSIVPLELADAGGKTAKVRDGDLRKRMLNDVVKESNGDVYLGQIPMVNQGPKGYCVPATFERAMRAAGIEADMYLLAMVGKSGMGGGTSVEFLLEEVRQQVRSKGRRTKDERVKELRVRDVKRYIDQGVPVMWTMRSLEGYNKIANANTSKRKSIKDWTKWTQDIAVETEALLKTESINDNHHICMIVGYNEATNELAVSDSWGASYERRWVPAPVANWASSGGLFMILP; the protein is encoded by the coding sequence ATGAAATCCATGCTCGTCTGCCTTCCCCTGGCACTCTCCCTGAATCTCCACGCCGCCATCGGCGAATGGCGGGTCCTGAAGGATGGCGAGGGTGGCTCGATCCGGGCACGCTTCGAGGGCATCAAGAGCGAGCGCTATCTCCTTCGCCGTGAGTCGGATGGGAAGCTTTTCGAGGTGGCGCCGGGCATGCTGCAGGGCGAGGATCGCACCAGCTTTGACAAGCAGGCGTGGGCGCTCTCCGACGAGCTGCGGAAGTTGGACAAGATGGCCGGCCACAAGCTTTTCTCCGGCACTCCTTTCGAAGTCCGGAATGCGAACGAGATCGCCTCCGCCCTCGGCCTCGGCCAAGAGTCGAAGACATCACACAGCGCGAGCTGGCGGAACTACACGGGCGATTCCTACCGGCTCTTTGGCGCCCGCCCCTACTCGGTGGCGCTTTACGCGGACCAGGATGGCAACGCGAGCGTGCTGTCCGCCGTTTACTCGAACAAGGGCGACTTCAAGAGCGGCGTCGGCCAAGGTGAGTCGCACTTCGAGGGCAAATCGACCGCGGACGCCGAAAGCCTCGCCAAGGCGATGGACGCGGATGAAAAGGCCGTCCTCTCCGCCATCACCGGCGCGCTCGGCCAGCCCACCTCGCAACGCTTCGGCGACTCGCGGGCGACCCGCCGTAAGGTGAGCCGCTGGGACTGGAACGGCCACTCGCTGATCCTCTCCAGCCAGGAAGGCGAATACGTCTCCCTGTCCATCGTGCCGCTGGAACTCGCCGACGCCGGTGGCAAGACCGCCAAGGTGCGCGACGGAGACCTCCGCAAGCGCATGCTCAATGACGTGGTGAAGGAGAGCAACGGCGACGTTTACCTCGGCCAGATCCCGATGGTGAACCAGGGGCCGAAGGGCTACTGCGTGCCCGCCACCTTCGAGCGGGCCATGCGCGCCGCGGGCATCGAGGCGGACATGTATCTCCTCGCCATGGTCGGCAAGAGCGGCATGGGCGGCGGCACCTCCGTGGAATTCCTCCTCGAGGAAGTGCGCCAGCAGGTCCGCAGCAAGGGCCGCCGCACGAAGGACGAGCGCGTGAAGGAACTCCGCGTGCGCGACGTGAAGCGCTACATCGACCAGGGCGTGCCGGTCATGTGGACCATGCGCTCGCTGGAAGGCTACAACAAGATCGCCAACGCCAACACCTCGAAGCGCAAGAGCATCAAGGACTGGACGAAGTGGACCCAGGACATCGCCGTCGAGACCGAGGCCCTGCTCAAGACCGAGTCCATCAACGACAATCACCACATCTGCATGATCGTCGGCTACAACGAGGCGACCAACGAGCTGGCCGTCTCCGACTCCTGGGGTGCCAGCTACGAGCGTCGCTGGGTCCCCGCACCCGTCGCGAACTGGGCCAGCTCCGGCGGCCTGTTCATGATCCTGCCGTGA
- a CDS encoding VOC family protein, whose amino-acid sequence MNDTVLDPRVRIGHVHLKVSDLERSIRFYRDVLGFQVMQRFGDAAAFLSAGGYHHHIGLNTWESLGGSPPPPGRTGLYHTAILFPDRPELGKVLRRVLEAGIPLDGAADHGVSEAIYLRDPDQNGVELYRDRPQDEWPRQPDGGLAMFTRPLDLQKLLSEAAT is encoded by the coding sequence ATGAATGACACCGTCCTCGATCCGCGCGTCCGCATCGGCCACGTGCACCTGAAGGTCTCCGACCTCGAGCGCTCGATCCGCTTCTACCGCGATGTCCTCGGCTTCCAGGTGATGCAGCGCTTCGGCGACGCGGCGGCCTTCCTTTCCGCAGGCGGGTATCACCACCACATCGGGCTGAATACTTGGGAAAGCCTCGGGGGCAGCCCGCCGCCGCCGGGCCGCACGGGCCTCTACCACACCGCCATCCTCTTCCCCGACCGGCCGGAATTGGGGAAAGTGCTGCGCCGCGTGCTGGAGGCCGGCATCCCGCTGGACGGGGCCGCGGACCACGGCGTGAGCGAGGCGATCTACCTGCGCGACCCGGACCAGAATGGCGTGGAACTCTACCGCGACCGACCGCAAGACGAGTGGCCACGGCAGCCCGACGGCGGCCTCGCGATGTTCACCCGTCCACTGGACTTGCAAAAACTTCTCTCCGAGGCTGCAACCTAA
- a CDS encoding SHD1 domain-containing protein has protein sequence MILKSAALLSLITGLSLATAHARTWTDTTGRKIEADIVRVEGEQVVLQFKGKEVKLALSKLSEDDRKFVVEWKETAPETPAAAPAGALTLCGTALTAGGTVTTVQEPLSAATLKKFAKADAKPTQLKIAIALPAGFDPAKPQHVMWVSAPINNEGERKSGNIGAMGGYAEAATQAGWVIIAADTDQGNARLEDNQRSEGGDLAVHKQAIEALVKAWPAAKTWKYACCGFSGGAKASFYRVGQLLDSDLAVTGLFLGGCNQDLTNSAREESGLRKSGLKKIRVYISNGKTDDISTVAHATSVKDSVEAQGYGEAKLEVFEGGHSMNRENFVSAMAWFKEAPAK, from the coding sequence ATGATTTTGAAATCGGCAGCACTTCTCTCCCTGATAACTGGTCTGTCCCTCGCCACCGCGCATGCCCGCACCTGGACGGATACCACGGGCCGGAAGATCGAGGCGGACATCGTGCGGGTGGAGGGCGAGCAGGTGGTGCTGCAATTCAAGGGCAAGGAGGTGAAGCTCGCGCTGTCCAAGCTGAGCGAGGACGACCGGAAATTCGTCGTGGAGTGGAAGGAAACCGCGCCCGAGACGCCGGCGGCGGCACCCGCGGGCGCGCTCACCCTGTGCGGCACCGCGCTGACGGCGGGCGGCACCGTGACCACCGTGCAGGAGCCGCTTTCCGCCGCCACGCTGAAGAAATTCGCAAAGGCGGATGCCAAGCCGACGCAGTTGAAGATTGCCATCGCGCTTCCTGCCGGATTCGACCCCGCCAAGCCCCAGCACGTCATGTGGGTGAGCGCGCCAATCAACAACGAGGGCGAGCGGAAGAGCGGCAACATCGGGGCCATGGGCGGCTATGCCGAGGCCGCCACGCAGGCGGGCTGGGTGATCATCGCAGCCGACACCGACCAAGGGAATGCCCGCCTGGAGGACAACCAGCGCAGCGAGGGCGGCGACCTCGCCGTGCACAAGCAGGCCATCGAAGCGCTGGTGAAGGCATGGCCTGCCGCGAAGACATGGAAATACGCCTGCTGCGGTTTTTCCGGCGGGGCGAAGGCCAGCTTCTACCGCGTGGGCCAGTTGCTCGACTCGGACCTCGCGGTGACGGGGCTTTTCCTCGGTGGCTGCAATCAGGACCTGACGAACAGCGCGCGCGAGGAATCTGGCCTCCGCAAGTCCGGCCTGAAGAAGATCCGTGTCTATATCAGCAACGGGAAAACCGACGACATCTCCACCGTGGCGCACGCGACCAGTGTGAAGGACAGCGTGGAAGCGCAGGGATACGGCGAGGCGAAGCTGGAGGTCTTCGAAGGCGGCCACAGCATGAACCGCGAGAATTTCGTCAGCGCCATGGCTTGGTTCAAGGAAGCCCCGGCGAAGTGA
- a CDS encoding DEAD/DEAH box helicase, whose translation MSTFQQLGIPADLIQGLEELGITTPTEVQQKAIPFLMQDGGDLVAQAQTGTGKTAAFGLPLLTKVDPKSKEIQGLVIAPTRELAKQIGKQLFRFTKHSAKIFTEVVSGGDKMDRQIAALQRPTHIVVATPGRLVELVKQKALSLDAVRHLVLDEADEMLSMGFKKELEQIIAWTRGRRSTWLFSATFPDAIHQLVQGCMTGTPQRLTIDRAHVVNRDIDHRFAVCPRDEKAEFIASYLESRGEERGLVFCRTKAGAITLGKVLAKHGVPVDVLQGDLTQPERDKVMRSFKKGRTRVLVATDVVARGIDVDGLAFVFHHQPPDQLEYYTHRSGRTARAGKKGVSITLIEPRERAKLERIGRELGVHFREMR comes from the coding sequence GTGAGCACGTTCCAACAACTCGGCATCCCCGCCGACCTCATCCAGGGTCTTGAAGAGCTCGGCATCACCACGCCGACGGAAGTCCAGCAGAAGGCCATCCCCTTCCTCATGCAGGATGGCGGCGATCTGGTCGCGCAGGCGCAGACCGGCACCGGGAAGACCGCGGCATTCGGCCTGCCGCTGCTGACGAAGGTGGATCCGAAGTCGAAGGAGATCCAGGGCCTCGTCATCGCGCCGACCCGCGAGCTGGCGAAGCAGATCGGCAAGCAGCTCTTCCGCTTCACGAAGCACTCGGCGAAGATCTTCACCGAGGTCGTCAGCGGCGGGGACAAGATGGACCGCCAGATCGCCGCGCTGCAGCGGCCGACCCACATCGTGGTCGCCACGCCCGGCCGGCTGGTCGAGCTGGTGAAGCAGAAGGCGCTCTCGCTGGATGCCGTGCGCCACCTGGTGCTGGATGAGGCGGACGAGATGCTGAGCATGGGCTTCAAGAAGGAGCTGGAGCAGATCATCGCCTGGACGCGCGGCCGTCGGAGCACGTGGCTCTTTTCCGCCACCTTCCCGGATGCCATCCACCAGCTCGTGCAGGGCTGCATGACCGGCACGCCGCAGCGGCTGACCATCGACCGCGCGCACGTGGTGAACCGCGATATCGACCACCGCTTCGCTGTCTGCCCGCGGGACGAGAAGGCGGAGTTCATCGCCAGCTATCTGGAGAGCCGCGGTGAAGAGCGCGGCCTCGTCTTCTGCCGCACGAAGGCCGGGGCGATCACGCTCGGCAAGGTGCTGGCAAAGCACGGCGTGCCGGTGGACGTGCTGCAGGGCGACCTGACCCAGCCGGAGCGGGACAAGGTGATGCGCTCCTTCAAGAAGGGCCGCACCCGCGTGCTCGTCGCCACGGACGTCGTCGCGCGCGGCATCGATGTCGATGGCCTCGCCTTCGTCTTCCACCACCAGCCGCCGGACCAGCTCGAGTACTATACCCACCGTAGCGGACGCACCGCGCGCGCGGGGAAGAAGGGGGTCTCCATCACGCTCATCGAGCCCCGCGAGCGGGCAAAGCTGGAGCGCATTGGCCGGGAGCTCGGCGTGCACTTCCGCGAGATGCGTTGA
- a CDS encoding aminoglycoside phosphotransferase family protein, whose amino-acid sequence MPATDLPIRAATETAIAHGIVPDRCEILQDANTLVLRLTETLVARVVQDCDGPRQGTAWFARENAVAQHLAKGGAPVIPMHPDIPPGPHEHLGYPINFWRFVTRVDEAPEPEAVGRTLFHCHKVLDTFAEPLPQLAIITEAIHLLETLEHRGVFPRPTLEMLDRHLTHSVNVLAPLPHRPLHGDAHAGNLMNTTDGLLWTDWEDTFAGPVEWDLGSIIWNARIIDKDDDTADRILEAYQSAGGSLDRKALWQSMIARAAVMTAWYPILYPAPSPERQERLRFRLEWLEELGD is encoded by the coding sequence ATGCCCGCCACCGACCTCCCCATCCGCGCCGCGACCGAGACGGCGATCGCCCATGGCATCGTGCCGGACCGCTGTGAGATCCTGCAGGATGCGAATACGCTGGTGCTCCGCCTGACGGAGACGCTGGTCGCGCGGGTGGTGCAGGATTGCGACGGGCCGCGGCAGGGGACGGCGTGGTTCGCGCGGGAGAATGCGGTGGCGCAGCATCTGGCAAAGGGCGGCGCACCGGTGATCCCGATGCACCCGGACATTCCGCCGGGGCCGCACGAGCATCTCGGCTACCCGATCAATTTCTGGCGCTTCGTCACGCGCGTCGATGAAGCGCCGGAGCCGGAAGCCGTGGGACGCACCCTCTTCCACTGCCACAAGGTGCTGGATACCTTCGCAGAACCGCTGCCCCAGCTTGCCATCATCACGGAAGCGATCCACCTGCTGGAGACCTTGGAGCACCGGGGCGTGTTCCCGAGGCCGACCTTGGAAATGCTGGACCGTCACCTCACGCACTCGGTGAATGTCCTCGCGCCTCTTCCTCATCGGCCGCTGCACGGCGACGCGCATGCCGGCAACCTGATGAACACGACCGATGGCCTGCTGTGGACGGATTGGGAGGATACCTTCGCCGGCCCGGTCGAGTGGGACCTGGGATCGATCATCTGGAACGCCCGCATCATTGATAAGGACGACGATACCGCGGACCGCATTCTCGAGGCCTACCAGTCGGCGGGCGGCAGCCTGGATCGCAAGGCCCTGTGGCAAAGCATGATCGCCCGCGCGGCGGTGATGACGGCGTGGTATCCCATCCTCTACCCGGCCCCCTCCCCGGAGCGGCAGGAGCGGCTGCGCTTCCGGCTGGAGTGGCTGGAAGAGTTGGGAGATTGA
- a CDS encoding carboxymuconolactone decarboxylase family protein: protein METNTTPDTTKARLEHWKAAPEVMKAMLALEQTVRGAGINPVQLEFIKLRASQINGCAFCMNLHFNDAVKAGVSAQRLHLLPVWREAAHLYSPAERAVLAWTEQLTRLPGGHVSDGDFAGIKEHFDDEQVTRITLAIAAINAWNRFGVGFRLPVEAVV, encoded by the coding sequence ATGGAAACCAATACCACTCCCGACACGACGAAGGCCCGACTTGAACATTGGAAGGCGGCGCCGGAGGTCATGAAGGCGATGCTTGCGCTGGAGCAGACCGTGCGCGGCGCGGGGATCAATCCGGTGCAGCTCGAGTTCATCAAGCTCCGCGCCTCGCAGATCAATGGCTGCGCCTTCTGCATGAACCTGCATTTCAACGATGCGGTGAAGGCGGGCGTGAGCGCGCAGCGCCTGCATCTGCTGCCGGTGTGGCGCGAGGCGGCGCATCTCTACTCGCCGGCGGAGCGCGCGGTGCTGGCGTGGACGGAGCAGCTCACGCGCTTGCCCGGCGGCCATGTGAGCGACGGGGATTTTGCGGGGATCAAGGAGCACTTCGACGACGAGCAAGTCACCCGGATCACCCTCGCCATCGCCGCAATCAATGCGTGGAATCGCTTCGGAGTGGGATTCCGCCTGCCGGTGGAGGCTGTTGTTTGA
- a CDS encoding RNA polymerase sigma-70 factor, whose amino-acid sequence MSDPENHRRLLFHIAYRMLGRVAEAEDMVQETMLRWHRADTSAVREPQAWLTTTITRLCIDQLRLARRQREEYVGVWLPEPLLEDQAGDPSDDSALADSLGIAFMLMLEELAPVDRAVFLLREAFGHDYEAIAAIVGKSEASCRQIVSRAKARMARSTNPTPTATEEAERLVREFVQATQTGELADLIALLTDDAVLYSDGGGKVRAALLPILGPDRIARMFIGLRRFQPDGPPPARFVMINGSPGVLARGGDGNLSAMTFALEGGRVKAVYVVRNPDKLAGVQL is encoded by the coding sequence ATGAGCGATCCCGAGAATCACCGCCGCCTGCTCTTCCACATCGCCTACCGCATGCTCGGCCGGGTGGCGGAGGCGGAGGACATGGTGCAGGAGACGATGCTGCGTTGGCATCGCGCGGACACCTCGGCGGTCCGCGAGCCACAGGCATGGCTGACCACCACCATCACCCGCCTGTGCATCGACCAGCTCCGGCTCGCCCGTCGCCAGCGCGAAGAATACGTCGGCGTGTGGCTGCCGGAGCCGCTGCTGGAGGATCAGGCGGGCGATCCCTCGGATGACTCCGCGCTGGCGGATTCACTGGGCATCGCCTTCATGCTCATGCTGGAGGAGCTGGCCCCGGTGGACCGCGCCGTCTTCCTGCTGCGCGAGGCCTTCGGCCACGACTACGAAGCCATCGCCGCCATTGTGGGGAAGTCCGAGGCGAGCTGCCGCCAGATCGTATCGCGGGCGAAGGCGCGCATGGCCCGCAGCACGAATCCCACGCCGACGGCGACGGAGGAGGCCGAGCGGCTCGTGCGGGAATTCGTGCAGGCCACCCAGACCGGCGAGCTCGCCGACCTGATCGCGCTGCTGACTGACGATGCCGTGCTCTACAGCGACGGCGGGGGAAAGGTGCGCGCCGCCTTGTTGCCCATCCTCGGGCCGGATCGCATCGCCCGCATGTTCATCGGCCTGCGTCGCTTTCAGCCGGATGGTCCGCCGCCCGCGCGCTTCGTCATGATCAATGGCTCGCCCGGCGTGCTCGCCCGCGGCGGCGACGGGAATCTCAGCGCGATGACCTTCGCGCTCGAGGGCGGCAGGGTGAAGGCTGTCTATGTCGTGCGGAATCCCGACAAGCTCGCCGGCGTGCAGCTCTGA
- a CDS encoding pyridoxamine 5'-phosphate oxidase family protein, with product MNSIHQQQPEDTRDDLHGLDAVAKIQEIVGKSPNCFFSTMAANGTTDTRPMNVRQVDAEGNLWFLSSCDSLKNEEIRRLPVVELYFQGSTHSDFMHLKGEATVSRDQAKIEELWEPVIRTWFTEGKDDPRITVIKVEPVDGYYWDTKHGNAIAGIKMLIGAAIQKTLDDSVEGTLRV from the coding sequence ATGAACTCGATCCACCAGCAGCAACCGGAAGACACCCGCGATGACCTCCATGGCCTCGACGCGGTGGCGAAGATCCAGGAAATCGTCGGCAAGTCTCCGAATTGCTTCTTCTCCACGATGGCCGCGAACGGCACCACCGACACGCGCCCGATGAACGTGCGTCAGGTGGATGCGGAGGGGAACCTGTGGTTCCTCAGCTCCTGCGACAGCCTGAAGAACGAGGAGATCAGGCGCTTGCCCGTGGTGGAGCTGTATTTCCAAGGATCGACGCACTCCGACTTCATGCACCTGAAGGGCGAGGCCACCGTCTCCCGGGATCAGGCGAAAATCGAGGAGCTGTGGGAACCCGTCATCCGCACCTGGTTCACGGAGGGCAAGGACGACCCGCGCATCACCGTGATCAAGGTGGAGCCGGTCGATGGCTACTATTGGGATACCAAGCATGGCAATGCCATCGCGGGCATCAAGATGCTCATCGGCGCGGCGATCCAGAAGACGCTGGATGACTCGGTGGAGGGAACGCTGCGGGTGTGA
- a CDS encoding sialate O-acetylesterase, which yields MNLVHRLIVLAVTVTSTACAAPLRFSPLFSPGMVLQRDAAIVVTGMGPENGSVTVSLGKFSQPAKVGADGVWRVEFAGQPAGGPYVMEVSDGTLTATIDDLLMGDVWVCSGQSNMQMGLDEAAGGDAMLAKAAADPRLRLLTVSKSGADKPETDPGAKWSHATPHSLKKFSAVAASFALHLRDDPKLRDVPLGIIDSSFGGTSIEAWTPVGTLPPIQESQISGSMFGIQPGHLYNRMIAPLTATPVKGALWYQGEANGGQPAVYSQLLANLATQWRAQWKQPEMPFLIVQLPAFSGTMGGLDFSWVREAQAKAAEASRHNLLAVSYDTTNGFDLHPVEKEEIGRRLSLLARKEVYGSDIVATGPQVKEVRAEGGRVVVTFEEPVKSSDGNALLGFAIAGEDGDYHYADATVSGSRVTLTSGDVAAPKTVRFGWGGMPQTNVVNAAGLPPVPFRTDKLAPDAPGFQPLPQIYRLSGAGYQIQTGELGHVTSLIVGGKQFLSAEPGGGTSIPGGFGPRGLPLVKMTGPNRVECRDNEAALEIACKDETMEWTLTNKGSGEFSYQIALSDKVTVTGSAPAVELVRDQVKLRVEGIDRIEPGKLVAKVGGKSKLKLRWTVVAK from the coding sequence ATGAATCTCGTACATCGTCTGATCGTCCTGGCGGTCACCGTCACTTCCACGGCCTGTGCCGCGCCGCTGCGTTTCAGCCCGCTCTTTTCCCCGGGCATGGTTTTGCAGCGGGACGCGGCGATCGTCGTGACCGGCATGGGGCCGGAGAATGGCTCGGTGACCGTATCGCTCGGGAAATTTTCCCAGCCCGCAAAGGTCGGGGCGGACGGCGTCTGGCGTGTGGAATTCGCCGGGCAACCCGCGGGCGGCCCGTACGTCATGGAAGTCTCGGACGGCACGCTGACGGCCACCATCGACGACCTGCTGATGGGCGACGTATGGGTGTGCTCCGGCCAGTCGAACATGCAGATGGGTCTGGATGAAGCTGCCGGTGGTGATGCGATGCTGGCGAAGGCCGCAGCCGATCCCCGCCTGCGTCTTCTCACCGTCTCGAAGTCCGGCGCGGACAAACCGGAGACCGACCCCGGCGCGAAGTGGAGCCACGCCACCCCGCATTCGCTGAAGAAATTTTCCGCGGTCGCCGCCAGCTTCGCGCTCCACCTGCGTGACGATCCGAAGCTGAGGGACGTGCCGCTCGGCATCATCGACAGCTCCTTCGGCGGCACGTCCATCGAGGCATGGACCCCGGTGGGGACGCTGCCCCCGATTCAGGAGAGCCAGATCAGCGGCTCGATGTTCGGCATCCAGCCGGGGCATCTCTACAACCGCATGATCGCCCCGCTGACCGCCACGCCGGTGAAGGGTGCGCTGTGGTACCAGGGCGAGGCAAACGGCGGCCAGCCCGCGGTGTATTCGCAGTTGCTCGCAAACCTCGCCACGCAATGGCGCGCGCAGTGGAAGCAGCCGGAGATGCCATTCCTCATCGTGCAGCTTCCCGCATTCTCCGGCACGATGGGCGGGCTGGATTTCAGTTGGGTGCGCGAGGCGCAGGCAAAGGCCGCGGAGGCCTCGCGGCACAATCTGCTCGCCGTGAGCTACGACACCACGAATGGCTTCGACCTTCATCCCGTGGAGAAGGAAGAGATCGGCCGTCGTCTCTCGCTGCTCGCGCGGAAGGAAGTCTATGGCTCGGACATCGTGGCCACCGGGCCGCAGGTGAAGGAAGTGAGGGCAGAGGGCGGCCGCGTCGTCGTCACCTTCGAGGAGCCGGTGAAGAGTTCCGATGGGAATGCCCTGCTCGGTTTTGCCATCGCCGGTGAGGATGGCGACTACCACTACGCGGACGCCACCGTGAGCGGCAGCCGCGTCACGCTCACTTCCGGGGATGTAGCCGCGCCGAAGACGGTGCGCTTCGGCTGGGGCGGCATGCCGCAGACGAATGTGGTGAATGCCGCCGGGTTGCCACCCGTGCCATTCCGCACCGACAAGCTCGCACCGGATGCGCCCGGCTTCCAGCCTCTGCCGCAGATCTACCGGCTCTCCGGAGCGGGCTACCAGATCCAGACCGGTGAGCTCGGTCACGTCACCAGCCTCATCGTGGGCGGGAAGCAATTCCTCTCCGCGGAGCCGGGCGGTGGCACTTCTATCCCCGGTGGCTTCGGCCCGCGCGGCCTGCCGCTGGTGAAGATGACCGGGCCGAACCGCGTCGAGTGCCGTGACAATGAGGCCGCACTGGAGATCGCGTGCAAGGACGAGACCATGGAGTGGACGCTGACGAACAAGGGAAGCGGCGAGTTTTCCTACCAGATCGCCCTCTCCGACAAGGTGACCGTCACCGGCAGCGCGCCTGCGGTGGAGCTGGTCCGCGACCAGGTGAAGCTCCGCGTGGAAGGCATCGACCGGATCGAGCCCGGCAAGCTGGTCGCAAAGGTGGGTGGCAAGTCGAAGCTCAAGCTGAGGTGGACCGTGGTGGCGAAGTAG
- a CDS encoding TSUP family transporter: MNGISPLAHGLLFLAGFAGGFIDAIAGGGGLVTLPTLLATGMPPQVALGTNKLQSSCGTAIAVWRYSQAGLTKAPGLWLAVVLAFLASMAGAQAVSVLDKDLLKQLIPWLLAAVAIYTALNRRFGIEAGKQKMPAVLFAIVFGIVIGFYDGFFGPGTGSFWTLATVALLGLDLRGATGYTKAANLASNLGSLAIFLPYGSVHYSAAGAMIGGQLLGARLGAGLVVKKGSKLIRPVFLAVVFAMTAKLLWDALA, translated from the coding sequence ATGAACGGGATCTCGCCGCTGGCCCATGGCCTCCTCTTCCTCGCGGGATTCGCGGGTGGCTTCATCGATGCCATCGCGGGCGGTGGCGGCCTCGTCACGCTGCCCACGCTGCTGGCCACCGGCATGCCGCCGCAGGTGGCGCTGGGGACGAACAAGCTGCAGTCCTCGTGCGGCACGGCGATCGCCGTGTGGCGCTACTCGCAGGCCGGCCTGACGAAGGCTCCGGGGCTGTGGCTGGCGGTCGTGCTGGCATTCCTCGCGAGCATGGCCGGAGCGCAGGCCGTGAGCGTGCTGGACAAGGATCTGCTGAAGCAGCTCATCCCGTGGCTGCTGGCGGCGGTGGCGATCTACACCGCGCTGAACCGCCGCTTCGGCATCGAGGCGGGCAAGCAGAAGATGCCCGCGGTGCTCTTCGCGATCGTCTTCGGCATCGTGATCGGATTCTACGACGGCTTCTTCGGCCCGGGCACGGGGTCCTTCTGGACGCTGGCGACGGTGGCCCTGCTCGGCCTCGACTTGCGAGGCGCGACCGGCTACACGAAGGCGGCGAATCTCGCGAGCAACCTGGGCTCGCTGGCGATCTTCCTCCCCTACGGATCCGTCCACTACAGCGCGGCGGGCGCGATGATCGGCGGGCAGCTCCTCGGGGCGAGGCTCGGCGCGGGTCTGGTGGTGAAGAAGGGCTCGAAGCTCATCCGCCCCGTTTTCCTCGCAGTCGTCTTCGCCATGACGGCGAAGCTGCTGTGGGACGCGCTCGCGTGA